A genomic window from Nomascus leucogenys isolate Asia chromosome 10, Asia_NLE_v1, whole genome shotgun sequence includes:
- the TBC1D17 gene encoding TBC1 domain family member 17, producing the protein MEGAGYRVVFEKGGVYLHTSAKKYQDRDSLIAGVIRVVEKDNDVLLHWAPVEEAGDSTQILFSKKDSSGGDSCASEEEPTFDPGYEPDWAVISTVRPQPRHSEPTRGAEPSCPQGSWAFSVSLGELKSIRRSKPGLSWAYLVLVTQAGGSLPALHFHRGGTRALLRVLSRYLLLASSPQDSRLYLVFPHDSSALSNSFHHLQLFDQDSSNVVSRFLQDPYSTTFSSFSRVTNFFRGALQPQPEGAASDLPPPPDDEPEPGFEVISCVELGPRPTVERGPPVTEEEWARHVGPEGRLQHVPELKNRIFSGGLSPSLRREAWKFLLGYLSWEGTAEEHKAHIRKKTDEYFRMKLQWKSVSPEQERRNSLLHGYRSLIERDVSRTDRTNKFYEGPENPGLGLLNDILLTYCMYHFDLGYIQGMSDLLSPILYVIQNEVDAFWCFCGFMELVQGNFEESQETMKRQLGRLLLLLRVLDPLLCDFLDSQDSGSLCFCFRWLLIWFKREFPFPDVLRLWEVLWTGLPGPNLHLLVACAILDMERDTLMLSGFGSNEILKHINELTMKLSVEDVLTRAEALHRQLTACPELPHNVQEILGLAPPAEPHSPSPTASPLPLSPTRAPPNPPPSTDTAPQPDSSLEILPEEEDDGADS; encoded by the exons ATGGAAGGAGCCGGCTACAGG GTGGTGTTTGAGAAGGGCGGAGTGTACCTGCACACCAGCGCTAAGAAGTATCAGGACCGAGACTCTCTCATCGCTGGTGTCATCCGTGTCGTGGAAAAG GACAATGACGTCCTCCTGCACTGGGCTCCTGTAGAGGAGGCTGGAGATTCCACCCAAATCCTCTTCTCCAAGAAG GACTCCAGTGGGGGTGACTCCTGCGCTTCTGAGGAGGAACCAACCTTTGACCCCGGCTATGAACCTGACTGGGCTGTCATCAGCACTGTGCGGCCACAGCCCCGCCACTCAGAGCCCACGAGAG GTGCAGAGCCCAGCTGCCCCCAGGGCTCCTGGGCCTTCTCAGTGAGTCTGGGGGAGCTCAAGTCCATCCGCCGCTCCAAGCCGGGCCTCAGCTGGGCCTACCTGGTTCTggtgacccaggctggaggttCCCTGCCCGCACTGCACTTCCACCGCGGGGGCACCCGCGCCCTGCTCCGCGTCCTCAGCCGCTACCTGCTGTTGGCCAG CTCCCCGCAGGATTCCCGCCTCTACCTTGTCTTCCCCCACGACTCCTCTGCCCTCTCCAACTCCTTCCACCACCTGCAGCTCTTTGACCAGGACAGCTCCAATGTGGTGTCT CGCTTCCTCCAGGATCCCTACTCCACCACCTTCAGCAGCTTCTCCCGAGTGACCAACTTCTTCCGGGGTGCCCTGCAGCCACAGCCCGAGGGAGCCGCCTCCGACCTTCCCCCGCCACCCGACGATGAGCCCGAGCCTGGGTTCGAGGTCATTTCCTGT GTGGAGCTGGGGCCTCGGCCAACCGTGGAGCGGGGCCCTCCAGTTACAGAGGAGGAGTGGGCACGCCACGTGGGCCCTGAGGGCCGCCTGCAGCACGTCCCCGAGCTGAAGAACCGGATCTTCTCAGGG GGTCTGAGCCCCAGCCTGCGACGTGAGGCCTGGAAGTTCCTCCTGGGGTACCTCAGCTGGGAAGGCACAGCTGAGGAGCACAAGGCCCACATACGTAAGAAAAC AGATGAGTATTTCCGCATGAAGCTGCAGTGGAAATCTGTGAGCCCTGAGCAGGAGCGGAGAAACTCACTCCTGCACGGATACCGCAGCCTCATCG AGAGGGACGTGAGCCGCACTGACAGAACCAACAAGTTCTACGAGGGTCCCGAGAACCCGGGGCTGGGCCTGCTGAACGACATCCTCCTCACCTACTGCATGTATCACTTCGACCTCG GCTACATCCAGGGCATGAGCGACCTTCTCTCCCCGATCCTCTACGTCATTCAGAACGAGGTGGATGCTTTCTGGTGTTTCTGTGGCTTCATGGAGCTCGTG CAAGGGAACTTTGAAGAGAGCCAGGAGACCATGAAGCGGCAACTCGGGCGACTGCTGCTGCTCCTGAGGGTGCTGGACCCCCTGCTCTGCGACTTCCTGG ATTCCCAGGACTCTggctctctctgcttctgtttccGGTGGCTGCTCATCTGGTTCAAGAGGGAATTCCCCTTCCCGGATGTCCTTCGGCTGTGGGAG GTGCTGTGGACAGGGCTCCCTGGCCCCAATCTGCACCTGCTGGTGGCCTGCGCCATCCTGGACATGGAGCGGGACACCCTCATGCTGTCCGGCTTCGGCTCCAATGAGATCCTCAAG CACATCAACGAGCTGACTATGAAGCTGAGCGTGGAGGACGTGCTGACCCGTGCCGAGGCCCTGCACCGCCAGCTAACCGCCTGCCCC GAGCTGCCCCACAACGTGCAGGAGATCCTGGGGCTGGCGCCGCCCGCAGAGCCCCACAGCCCCTCGCCCACCGCCTCCCCGCTGCCTCTGTCGCCCACCCGGGCCCCGCCCAACCCGCCGCCCTCCACGGACACAGCCCCGCAGCCCGACAGCAGCCTGGAGATCCTGCCCGAGGAGGAGGACGACGGCGCCGACTCCTAA
- the IL4I1 gene encoding L-amino-acid oxidase isoform X2 — protein MAPLALRLLVLVPILLSLAASRDWKAERSQDPFEKCMQDPDYEQLLKVVTWGLNRTLKPQRVIVVGAGVAGLVAAKVLSDAGHKVTILEADNRIGGRIFTYRDQNTGWIGELGAMRMPSSHRILHKLCQGLGLNLTNFTQYDKNTWTLVHEVKLRNYVVEKVPEKLGYALHPQEKGHSPEDIYQMALNQALKDLKALGCRKAMKKFERHTLLEYLLGEGNLSRPAVQLLGDVMSEDGFFYLSFAEALRAHSCLSDRLQYSRIVGGWDLLPRALLSSLSGLVLLNAPVVAMTQGPHDVHVKIETSPPARNLKVLKADVVLLTASGPAVKRITFSPPLPRHMQEALRRLHYVPATKVFLSFRRPFWREEHIEGGHSNTDRPSRMIFYPPPREGALLLASYTWSDAAAAFAGLSREEALRLALDDVAALHGPVVRQLWDGTGVVKRWAEDPHSQGGFVVQPPALWQTEKDYWTVPYGRIYFAGEHTAYPHGWVETAVKSALRAAIKINSRKGPASDTASPEGHASDMEGQGHVHGVAGSPSHDLAKEEGSYPPVQGQLSLQNTTHTRTSH, from the exons ATGGCCCCGTTGG ccctgcgCCTCCTCGTCCTCGTCCccatcctcctcagcctggcGGCCTCCCGGGACTGGAAGGCTGAACGCAGCCAGGACCCCTTCGAGAAATGCATGCAGGATCCTGACTATGAGCAGCTGCTCAAGGTGGTGACCTGGGGGCTCAATCGgaccctgaagccccagagggtgATTGTGGTTGGCGCTGGTGTGGCCGGGCTGGTGGCTGCCAAGGTGCTCAGCGATGCCGGACACAAG GTCACCATCCTGGAGGCAGATAACAGGATCGGGGGCCGCATCTTCACCTACCGGGACCAGAACACGGGCTGGATTGGGGAGCTGGGAGCCATGCGCATGCCCAGCTCTCACAG GATCCTCCACAAGCtctgccagggcctggggctcAACCTGACCAATTTCACCCAGTACGACAAGAACACATGGACGTTGGTGCACGAAGTGAAGCTGCGCAACTACGTGGTGGAGAAGGTGCCCGAGAAGCTGGGCTATGCCCTGCACCCCCAGGAAAAGGGCCACTCGCCCGAAGACATCTACCAGATGGCTCTCAACCAG gccctcAAAGACCTCAAGGCACTGGGCTGCAGAAAGGCGATGAAGAAGTTTGAAAGGCACACGCTCTTG GAATATCTCCTTGGGGAGGGGAACCTCAGCCGGCCGGCCGTGCAGCTTCTGGGAGACGTGATGTCCGAGGATGGCTTCTTCTATCTCAGCTTCGCCGAGGCCCTCCGGGCCCACAGCTGCCTCAGCGACAGACTCCA GTACAGCCGCATCGTGGGTGGCTGGGACCTGCTGCCGCGCGCGCTGCTGAGCTCGCTGTCCGGGCTTGTGCTGTTGAACGCGCCCGTCGTGGCGATGACCCAGGGGCCGCACGATGTGCACGTGAAGATCGAGACCTCTCCCCCGGCGCGGAATCTGAAGGTGCTGAAGGCCGACGTGGTGCTGCTGACGGCGAGCGGACCGGCGGTGAAGCGCATCACCTTCTCGCCGCCGCTGCCCCGCCACATGCAGGAGGCGCTGCGGAGGCTGCACTATGTGCCGGCCACCAAGGTGTTCCTCAGCTTCCGCAGGCCCTTCTGGCGCGAGGAGCACATTGAAGGCGGCCACTCGAACACCGATCGCCCGTCGCGCATGATTTTCTACCCGCCGCCGCGCGAGGGCGCGCTGCTGCTGGCCTCGTACACGTGGTCGGACGCGGCTGCAGCGTTCGCCGGCTTGAGCCGGGAAGAGGCGTTGCGCTTGGCGCTCGACGACGTGGCAGCATTGCACGGACCTGTCGTGCGCCAGCTCTGGGACGGCACCGGCGTCGTCAAGCGTTGGGCGGAGGACCCGCACAGCCAGGGTGGCTTCGTGGTACAGCCGCCGGCGCTCTGGCAAACCGAAAAGGATTACTGGACGGTCCCTTATGGCCGCATCTACTTTGCCGGCGAGCACACCGCCTACCCGCACGGCTGGGTGGAGACGGCGGTCAAGTCGGCGCTGCGCGCCGCCATCAAGATCAACAGCCGGAAGGGGCCTGCATCGGACACGGCCAGCCCCGAGGGGCACGCGTCCGACATGGAGGGGCAAGGGCATGTGCATGGGGTGGCCGGCAGCCCCTCGCATGACCTGGCAAAGGAAGAGGGCAGCTATCCTCCAGTCCAAGGCCAGTTATCTCTCCAAAACACGACCCACACGAGGACCTCGCATTAA
- the IL4I1 gene encoding L-amino-acid oxidase isoform X1: MGAERAPQRQPCTLRLLVLVPILLSLAASRDWKAERSQDPFEKCMQDPDYEQLLKVVTWGLNRTLKPQRVIVVGAGVAGLVAAKVLSDAGHKVTILEADNRIGGRIFTYRDQNTGWIGELGAMRMPSSHRILHKLCQGLGLNLTNFTQYDKNTWTLVHEVKLRNYVVEKVPEKLGYALHPQEKGHSPEDIYQMALNQALKDLKALGCRKAMKKFERHTLLEYLLGEGNLSRPAVQLLGDVMSEDGFFYLSFAEALRAHSCLSDRLQYSRIVGGWDLLPRALLSSLSGLVLLNAPVVAMTQGPHDVHVKIETSPPARNLKVLKADVVLLTASGPAVKRITFSPPLPRHMQEALRRLHYVPATKVFLSFRRPFWREEHIEGGHSNTDRPSRMIFYPPPREGALLLASYTWSDAAAAFAGLSREEALRLALDDVAALHGPVVRQLWDGTGVVKRWAEDPHSQGGFVVQPPALWQTEKDYWTVPYGRIYFAGEHTAYPHGWVETAVKSALRAAIKINSRKGPASDTASPEGHASDMEGQGHVHGVAGSPSHDLAKEEGSYPPVQGQLSLQNTTHTRTSH; this comes from the exons ATGGGTGCTGAGAGAGCCCCCCAGAGGCAGCCATGCA ccctgcgCCTCCTCGTCCTCGTCCccatcctcctcagcctggcGGCCTCCCGGGACTGGAAGGCTGAACGCAGCCAGGACCCCTTCGAGAAATGCATGCAGGATCCTGACTATGAGCAGCTGCTCAAGGTGGTGACCTGGGGGCTCAATCGgaccctgaagccccagagggtgATTGTGGTTGGCGCTGGTGTGGCCGGGCTGGTGGCTGCCAAGGTGCTCAGCGATGCCGGACACAAG GTCACCATCCTGGAGGCAGATAACAGGATCGGGGGCCGCATCTTCACCTACCGGGACCAGAACACGGGCTGGATTGGGGAGCTGGGAGCCATGCGCATGCCCAGCTCTCACAG GATCCTCCACAAGCtctgccagggcctggggctcAACCTGACCAATTTCACCCAGTACGACAAGAACACATGGACGTTGGTGCACGAAGTGAAGCTGCGCAACTACGTGGTGGAGAAGGTGCCCGAGAAGCTGGGCTATGCCCTGCACCCCCAGGAAAAGGGCCACTCGCCCGAAGACATCTACCAGATGGCTCTCAACCAG gccctcAAAGACCTCAAGGCACTGGGCTGCAGAAAGGCGATGAAGAAGTTTGAAAGGCACACGCTCTTG GAATATCTCCTTGGGGAGGGGAACCTCAGCCGGCCGGCCGTGCAGCTTCTGGGAGACGTGATGTCCGAGGATGGCTTCTTCTATCTCAGCTTCGCCGAGGCCCTCCGGGCCCACAGCTGCCTCAGCGACAGACTCCA GTACAGCCGCATCGTGGGTGGCTGGGACCTGCTGCCGCGCGCGCTGCTGAGCTCGCTGTCCGGGCTTGTGCTGTTGAACGCGCCCGTCGTGGCGATGACCCAGGGGCCGCACGATGTGCACGTGAAGATCGAGACCTCTCCCCCGGCGCGGAATCTGAAGGTGCTGAAGGCCGACGTGGTGCTGCTGACGGCGAGCGGACCGGCGGTGAAGCGCATCACCTTCTCGCCGCCGCTGCCCCGCCACATGCAGGAGGCGCTGCGGAGGCTGCACTATGTGCCGGCCACCAAGGTGTTCCTCAGCTTCCGCAGGCCCTTCTGGCGCGAGGAGCACATTGAAGGCGGCCACTCGAACACCGATCGCCCGTCGCGCATGATTTTCTACCCGCCGCCGCGCGAGGGCGCGCTGCTGCTGGCCTCGTACACGTGGTCGGACGCGGCTGCAGCGTTCGCCGGCTTGAGCCGGGAAGAGGCGTTGCGCTTGGCGCTCGACGACGTGGCAGCATTGCACGGACCTGTCGTGCGCCAGCTCTGGGACGGCACCGGCGTCGTCAAGCGTTGGGCGGAGGACCCGCACAGCCAGGGTGGCTTCGTGGTACAGCCGCCGGCGCTCTGGCAAACCGAAAAGGATTACTGGACGGTCCCTTATGGCCGCATCTACTTTGCCGGCGAGCACACCGCCTACCCGCACGGCTGGGTGGAGACGGCGGTCAAGTCGGCGCTGCGCGCCGCCATCAAGATCAACAGCCGGAAGGGGCCTGCATCGGACACGGCCAGCCCCGAGGGGCACGCGTCCGACATGGAGGGGCAAGGGCATGTGCATGGGGTGGCCGGCAGCCCCTCGCATGACCTGGCAAAGGAAGAGGGCAGCTATCCTCCAGTCCAAGGCCAGTTATCTCTCCAAAACACGACCCACACGAGGACCTCGCATTAA
- the NUP62 gene encoding nuclear pore glycoprotein p62, translated as MSGFNFGGTGAPTGGFTFGTAKTATTTPATGFSFSTSGTGGFNFGAPSQPATSTPSTGLFSLATQTPATQTTGFAFGTATLASGGTGFSLGIGASKLNLSNTAATPAVANPSGFGLGSSNLTNAISSTVTSSQGTAPTGFVFGPSTTSVAPATTSGGFSFTGGSTAQPSGFNIGSAGNSAQPTAPAALPFTPATPAATTAGATQPAAPTATTTSTGPTLFASIATAPTSSATTGLSLCTPATTAGAPTAGTQGFSLKAPGAASGTSTTTSTTATATTTTSSSSSSSTGFALNLKPLAPAGIPSNTAAAVTAPPGPGAAAGAAASSAMTYAQLESLINKWSLELEDQERHFLQQATQVNAWDRTLIENGEKITSLHREVEKVKLDQKRLDQELDFILSQQKELEDLLSPLEELVKEQSGTIYLQHADEEREKTYKLAENIDAQLKRMAQDLKDIIEHLNTSGAPADTSDPLQQICKILNAHMDSLQWIDQNSALLQRKVEEVTKVCEGRRKEQERSFRITFD; from the coding sequence ATGAGCGGGTTTAATTTTGGAGGCACTGGGGCCCCTACAGGCGGGTTCACGTTTGGCACTGCAAAGACGGCAACAACCACACCTGCTACAGGGTTTTCTTTCTCCACCTCTGGCACTGGAGGGTTTAATTTTGGGGCTCCCTCCCAACCAGCCACAAGTACCCCTTCCACCGGCCTGTTCTCACTTGCCACCCAGACTCCGGCCACACAGACGACAGGCTTTGCTTTTGGAACAGCAACTCTTGCCTCGGGGGGAACTGGATTTTCTTTGGGGATCGGTGCTTCAAAGCTCAACTTGAGCAACACAGCTGCCACCCCAGCCGTGGCAAACCCCAGCGGCTTTGGGCTGGGCAGCAGCAACCTCACTAATGCCATATCGAGCACCGTCACCTCCAGCCAGGGCACGGCACCCACCGGCTTTGTGTTTGGCCCCTCCACCACCTCTGTGGCTCCAGCCACCACATCTGGAGGCTTCTCATTCACTGGTGGAAGCACAGCCCAACCCTCCGGTTTTAACATTGGCTCAGCAGGGAATTCAGCGCAGCCCACAGCACCTGCCGCGTTGCCCTTCACTCCGGCCACGCCAGCAGCCACCACAGCAGGTGCCACTCAGCCAGCTGCTCCCACGGCCACCACCACCAGTACTGGGCCCACCCTCTTTGCATCAATAGCAACTGCTCCAACCTCGTCTGCCACCACTGGACTCTCCCTCTGTACCCCTGCGACCACAGCGGGAGCCCCCACTGCTGGGACACAGGGCTTCAGCTTAAAGGCACCTGGAGCAGCTTCCGGCACCTCCACAACAACATCCACCActgccaccgccaccaccaccaccagcagcagcagcagcagcagcactggCTTTGCCTTGAATTTAAAACCACTGGCGCCAGCCGGGATCCCCAGTAATACGGCAGCCGCCGTGACTGCTCCACCTGGCCCTGGTGCAGCTGCAGGGGCGGCTGCCAGCTCCGCCATGACCTATGCGCAGCTGGAGAGCCTGATCAATAAATGGAGCCTGGAGCTAGAGGACCAGGAGCGGCACTTCCTCCAGCAGGCCACCCAGGTCAACGCCTGGGACCGCACGCTGATCGAGAATGGAGAGAAGATCACCAGCTTGCACCGCGAGGTGGAGAAGGTGAAGCTGGACCAGAAGAGGCTGGACCAGGAGCTCGACTTCATCCTGTCCCAGCAGAAGGAGCTGGAAGACCTGCTGAGCCCACTGGAGGAGTTGGTCAAGGAGCAGAGCGGGACCATCTACCTGCAGCACGCGGACGAGGAGCGTGAGAAAACCTACAAGCTGGCCGAGAACATCGATGCACAGCTCAAGCGCATGGCCCAGGATCTCAAGGACATCATCGAGCACCTGAACACGTCCGGGGCCCCCGCCGACACCAGCGACCCACTGCAGCAGATCTGCAAGATCCTCAACGCGCACATGGACTCACTGCAGTGGATTGACCAGAACTCGGCCCTGCTGCAGAGGAAGGTGGAGGAGGTGACCAAGGTGTGCGAGGGCCGGCGCAAGGAGCAGGAGCGCAGCTTCCGGATCACCTTCGACTGA